In the genome of bacterium, the window TGGCCGTGGTGGCCAGCGCACGAGGGGCGGGAAACGGGGTCCAGCCGTTGGCGACGGTGGCCACCCGCCGGCGGGCACGCTTGGAGTTGCCCCCGATCCAGATGGGGGGATGGGGCTTCTGCACCGGCTTGGGGTTGGCGGTCTGGCCCAAAGCGGTGAAATTGCTGCCCTCGTAGGCGAAATCGTCGGTGGTCCAGATACCGATCATGGCCTCAATGGCCTCGTCGAAGATCTGGTTGCGGTTGTTGAAGTCGACGCCGAGGGCCTTGAACTCGCCCTTGAGATAGCCGGAGCCGGTGGCGAAGATGAACCGCCCGCCGGAGAAGGCGTCGATGGTGGCGATGGCCTTGGCCATGATGAACGGGTTTCGGTAGGGCACCACGACGATGTTGGGGATCAGCTTGATGCGGTCGGTCACGGCGGCGCAGAAGGCCAGGGCGGCAAACGGGTCCACGGCATCGTGGCCACCGGCATTGAGCCAGCGGTCGGTGGGGGCGGGGTGGTCGGTGAAACCCAGTCCGTCGAAGCCGGACTCCTCGGCGGTGCGGGCGAAATCCACCACGCCCTGCTTGGTTGTCAGCCTTTGGTCCCACGGATGGGCCACCATCGGAAACGTCACTGCGAACTTCATGGGTCTCCTTTTCGTGCGCGCCCTACTGTGCAGCACCGCTCCGGGCGTCGCAAGCGGCCCGCCATTGCGGATAGCGGCGATCGCAGGCCTCGGCCCAGTCGGACCGGGGCTCGACCCGGTGACCGGTGCGGGCCCAGCGGCGGGCTTGGGCCAGGTCGTTGGATTCCAGACCGGCGCTGATGCGGGCCATCCAGGCCGCTCCTTTGGCCGCGCCCTCGGGCACGGCAGTGACGTCCACCGGCAGGCTGGTGGCGTCGGCCAGGGCCTGCATCCAGCGCTCCACATGGGTTCCCCCGCCCACGGCCACGATGCGCTCGGGGCTGGTGCCGGCAAGGTCGAGATGGTGGCGAACGACGAAACCGGCGGCCTCGTAAGCGGCGGCCAGGACGTCGGCGGGACCGTGGCCCACATCCAGACCCACCAGTGCGGCCCGCAGGTCGGGATCGTGGCGAGGGGTGCGCTCGCCCCGGATGTAGGGCACCCACAGCGGCATGCGGTCGGGGTGGGAAGGCTCGTCGGCGGGATCGCCGGTGAGAGCTCGCACCCGCTCGAGGAACAGGCCACCGGCATTGCTCGGCCCGCCGATGGCGGCCAGGCCAGTCTGGAGATGGGGAATTGTCCACAGTCCCTCGGCCTCGGGCCACCCCTCGGCCACCGCCCAGGTGATGAGGGTGGTGCCGCAGATCACCAGTACGTCGCCGGGCGAGTCGGCCCCGGCCACGAGTTGCTCGGCCAGTGCGTCGACCGTGCCGGCGGCTACCGGCGCATCGCCCCGATAGCCGACAGGGGTGGAGTCCATGGCCAATTGGGGGAGCTTGGCGGGGTCGCACCATTGGCCGTCCCAGCCGTCGGTGCCGAACACCGGCAGGCAGGTCATGGCGGTGATGGCGTCGATGACGGCGGCGCCGCACAGCGCCTGGCTGGCCGCCGCCTGGGCGGGCCAATAGGCGTGGGCGTGGGGCACAGCCTGTTCCAGCGAGCGGAGAAACCCGACGAACTCGCCGTCGGGATGGTGGCCCCGGTGATCGCCGTACAAGATGCCCGGCGAGACGGGCGTCCCATCGGAATCGACCGCGGCCAGCGACGGGACCATGGCGGCCAAGCCGATGCCCGCCACTCGGTGACCAGCCGAAACGGCGTCGCAGGCCTCGACCACGCTGGTGCCCCAAACCGCGGCGGCATCGTGTTCGAGCACCGCTGGGGTGGGGGCGTTGACGGCGTGGGGTATGCGGGCGCGAGTCTGCACGTCGCCGTCGCCGTCGACGGCCACCGCCTTCACCGAGGTGGTGCCGATGTCGATGCCCACCGTCACCTGAACTGCCTCATCCACAGCCATCAACCCTACGCTTGTGGCGTGAGCAAACCGAGGGCGCTGGTGACCGCTCCGCTGCGGGGGCCAGGCTTGGACCGGCTGCGGGATGTGGCCGACGTGGAGTTCGATCCGTGGATCGAGCACCAGCCGATTCGGCTCTTGGGGGCCGATGACCTGGCCGCCCGCCTGGCGGAGATGTCGGCCGACCTGTTGGTGTGCGAGGCCGACGAGTGCAAAGGGCCGGTGTTCGAGCACCCGCTGCGGGCGGTGGCCTCCACCCGGGGCGATCCCACCAACGTGGATGTGGCCGGGGCCACTGCGGCGGGCATTCCGGTGCTGCACGCTCCGGGGCGCAACGCCGACGCAGTGGCTGAGATGGCGGTAGCGCTGATGTTTGCCGTCAACCGCCGCGTGATCCTGGGCGACCGGGACATGCGGGCGGGCACCGTGTTCACTGACACCATCCCTTATCAGCGGTATCGGGCGTGGCAGATGGCCGGGCGCACCGTGGGTCTGGTGGGGCTGGGGGCAGTGGGGCGAGCAGCCAAATGGCGGTTCGAGGGCCTGGGGATGAAGGTGATCGCCCACGACCCCTATCAGCCCGACGCCGACTGCGAGCTGGACGAACTGCTAGCCAGCGCCGACGTGGTGTCGATGCACGCCCCTGTGCTTCCGGAAACGGCTGGAATGATCGGCGCCGACCAGTTTGCGGCCATGCGGCGGGGGTCCATCTATGTGAACACCGCTCGGGCCGCGCTGCACGACACTGAAGCCCTGGTGGATGCCTTGGCATCGGGGCATCTGGGGGGCGCGGGCCTCGACCATGTGCGGGGAGAGATCCTCCCGGATGGCCATCCGCTAACCAAGCTCGACAACGTGGTGCTGACACCGCACATTGGCGGTGCCACCTACGACACCGAGGTGAATCAGACCGACATGGTGGTGGAGGACATTTGCCGGCTCTTGGCCGGCGAGCGCCCCCACCGCCTGGCCAACCCGGAGGTATGGCGATGACCGACCGCGTCGACATTCGAGCTCAAGTGATGGCGGCCGCTCAGGCGATGGACGCCGCGGGGCTGGTGGTGGGCACCGCGGGAAACGTGTCGGGGCGCGCCGAGGACGGGATGATCTGGTTGACGCCGTCGTCGCTGCCCTACGACCAAGTGAGCATCGACAACCTGGCGGCGGTGGACCTGGACGGGAACCTGCAAGAGGGCACGTCTCGGCCGTCCACCGAGAAGGAAATGCACCTGGCCTGTTATCGAGCCTTCCCCGAGGTGGGCGGGGTGGTGCACTGCCACCCGATTCACGCCTCGATGTTCGCGGTGGCCCACAAGAGCATTCCCGCGGTGATCGAGGAGGTCATCGTGTATCTGGGCGGGAACGTTGCGGTGAGCGACTATCGGACCACCGGTTCCGATGAGCTGGGCGAAGAGGTGGTGCGCCACCTGGCTGACCGCTCAGCGGTGCTGATGGCCAACCACGGAATGCTGTGCATCGGCGAGTCGCCCGACCACGCCCTGCACGCCGCCCTAGTGGCCGAGCACACCGCCCGCATCGTGTGGGGCGCCAGCCGCCTCGGCGATGTCGTCGAATTGCCCGACAAAGCCCGCTCCGACTTTGAAGGCGTCTACGCCTACCTCCGCCGCGAGACCTGGTCGGCCACGTAGCGGTCAGACGGAGACGAGTTCGAGGGGGACGATTTCTTCGAGGCTGATGGGGCGGTCGGCGACGCCTTCGAAGGCATCGTTGGCCGAGTAGACCTCTTCGCCGGTGAGCCGGGCCTCGGGGTCGTCGAGGTCGACGGGCCACACGATGCCCATACGGGACTGGGCGACGTAGTAGGAGTCCACGTCGGGTACCTCAATGCCCATGGCCTCGAGCGTGCGGCCGGGGTAGGCCATGCGCATCATCCCCTCGGTGAACACGGCGTCGTCGTCGACGATGACCCGGTCGCAGTCGAACTCCAACCGGTGGGCGCCGGTCTGCACGATGCTGCGGTCGTAGAAGCCTCGAATTGCGTCGCGGTCACCGCCGGGGCTGGCGATGGGATCGTCGGGGTTCGACCAGATGATGTACTGGGGCTTGTCGCTGAGGGTGGCCACCACCCCCTCGATGTCGGCCTGGGCCTCGCACTTCATGTGGGCCAGCACCAACCCCAGTACATGGCGCCTCCGGGGATCTGTCTCGGCCTCCAGCCGCTCTTCCACCAAGCGCCACGTCTTGTTAGGGTTCATCTTCATCGGTCTCGCCTTTCGTTCTGCCCAGACGATAGAGGTTCAACACCTCCAGCGTCACAAGCAGAGGCTTCGAGTAGCTGACCATTAGTGTGCCTAGCCGATGAGCGATCGGGAGTTTGCCGGCAAGACGGCCATCGTCGGGATTGGCAGCAGCGACTTCGCCCAGTTGTATCGCTCGACCGATCCTGAGCGCACCGGCGAGGCGCTGGCCACCGAGGCCATCGCTGCGGCCATTGCCGATGCCGGGATGGAGAAATCGCAGATCGACGGGCTCATCACCGGAGGTCTGCCCCACTACGAGCCGGTGGCCTACCGCACCGGGCTCACCGACGTTCGCTTCGTGGTGGACTACCCGGGGGCCGGGCGCATGTGCGCCATGGCGCTGATGCACGCCGCCACTGCGGTACACCATGGATTGGCCGACTACGTGGTGCTGTTCAACTCGGTGGTGTTCCGCTCCCAGGGCGTCAAGTTCGGGGCCCAGGGCCAAGGGCTGCTGTACGACACCATCTACGGCATGGCCTCGCCGGGAGCGCAGTATTCGCTGGCCTTCACCCGCTACCAGGCAGAATACGGGGGCACCGAGGAGCAACTCGGCGCCATCCCGGTGGCCATCCGCTCCCATGCCCGGTTGACTCCGGGGGCCATCATGCAGGCCGAGATGACCGTCGACGAATACCTGGCCGCCCGCTACATCGCCCAGCCGCTGCGGCTGTTCGACTACTGCCTGATCAACGACGGGGCGGTGGCCTACGTGGTGACCACTACCGAGCGGGCCAGGGATCTGCCCCATCCGCCGGTGCTCATCGCCAGCACTGCGGGCCGGGCCAATTTCCGGGAGTGGTACGTGGACCTGGGGTTCTGGGACGAGGCCTGCCGGTCGATGAAGGCCGACCTGTTCGACCCGCTGGGTGTGACTACAGACGACATCGACTGCCTCCAGGTGTACGACAACTTCAGCGTGTCGGTGCTGTGGGGGCTGGAGGGATTCGGCTTCGCCCCCCGGGGCCAAGGATTGGAATGGGTGCAGAACGGCCGCATCGCATTGGGCGGGGAGCTGCCGGTGAACACCAGCGGGGGGATGCTGAGCGAGTCGTACCTTCAGGGGTGGAACCAGCACGCCGAGGCGGTGCGCCAACTGCGGGGCCAGGCGGGCGAGCGCCAGATCCCCGACTGCGACTGGTCGCTGTACTGGTGCCTGTCGGCTTTGCCGGGG includes:
- a CDS encoding thiolase family protein, yielding MSDREFAGKTAIVGIGSSDFAQLYRSTDPERTGEALATEAIAAAIADAGMEKSQIDGLITGGLPHYEPVAYRTGLTDVRFVVDYPGAGRMCAMALMHAATAVHHGLADYVVLFNSVVFRSQGVKFGAQGQGLLYDTIYGMASPGAQYSLAFTRYQAEYGGTEEQLGAIPVAIRSHARLTPGAIMQAEMTVDEYLAARYIAQPLRLFDYCLINDGAVAYVVTTTERARDLPHPPVLIASTAGRANFREWYVDLGFWDEACRSMKADLFDPLGVTTDDIDCLQVYDNFSVSVLWGLEGFGFAPRGQGLEWVQNGRIALGGELPVNTSGGMLSESYLQGWNQHAEAVRQLRGQAGERQIPDCDWSLYWCLSALPGASLLCRDGLL
- a CDS encoding nuclear transport factor 2 family protein produces the protein MKMNPNKTWRLVEERLEAETDPRRRHVLGLVLAHMKCEAQADIEGVVATLSDKPQYIIWSNPDDPIASPGGDRDAIRGFYDRSIVQTGAHRLEFDCDRVIVDDDAVFTEGMMRMAYPGRTLEAMGIEVPDVDSYYVAQSRMGIVWPVDLDDPEARLTGEEVYSANDAFEGVADRPISLEEIVPLELVSV
- a CDS encoding class II aldolase/adducin family protein, encoding MTDRVDIRAQVMAAAQAMDAAGLVVGTAGNVSGRAEDGMIWLTPSSLPYDQVSIDNLAAVDLDGNLQEGTSRPSTEKEMHLACYRAFPEVGGVVHCHPIHASMFAVAHKSIPAVIEEVIVYLGGNVAVSDYRTTGSDELGEEVVRHLADRSAVLMANHGMLCIGESPDHALHAALVAEHTARIVWGASRLGDVVELPDKARSDFEGVYAYLRRETWSAT
- a CDS encoding LLM class F420-dependent oxidoreductase, producing MKFAVTFPMVAHPWDQRLTTKQGVVDFARTAEESGFDGLGFTDHPAPTDRWLNAGGHDAVDPFAALAFCAAVTDRIKLIPNIVVVPYRNPFIMAKAIATIDAFSGGRFIFATGSGYLKGEFKALGVDFNNRNQIFDEAIEAMIGIWTTDDFAYEGSNFTALGQTANPKPVQKPHPPIWIGGNSKRARRRVATVANGWTPFPAPRALATTARTPPLETLDDLAALLDELWTYVDEAGRDPADIDVSYLNHVGGRPAGPDFDADAHIAALADLEALGVTWITVNLPGDDIEATLDTMRRYGESVIAPSQSP
- a CDS encoding FGGY-family carbohydrate kinase, with protein sequence MAVDEAVQVTVGIDIGTTSVKAVAVDGDGDVQTRARIPHAVNAPTPAVLEHDAAAVWGTSVVEACDAVSAGHRVAGIGLAAMVPSLAAVDSDGTPVSPGILYGDHRGHHPDGEFVGFLRSLEQAVPHAHAYWPAQAAASQALCGAAVIDAITAMTCLPVFGTDGWDGQWCDPAKLPQLAMDSTPVGYRGDAPVAAGTVDALAEQLVAGADSPGDVLVICGTTLITWAVAEGWPEAEGLWTIPHLQTGLAAIGGPSNAGGLFLERVRALTGDPADEPSHPDRMPLWVPYIRGERTPRHDPDLRAALVGLDVGHGPADVLAAAYEAAGFVVRHHLDLAGTSPERIVAVGGGTHVERWMQALADATSLPVDVTAVPEGAAKGAAWMARISAGLESNDLAQARRWARTGHRVEPRSDWAEACDRRYPQWRAACDARSGAAQ
- a CDS encoding 3-phosphoglycerate dehydrogenase, which gives rise to MSKPRALVTAPLRGPGLDRLRDVADVEFDPWIEHQPIRLLGADDLAARLAEMSADLLVCEADECKGPVFEHPLRAVASTRGDPTNVDVAGATAAGIPVLHAPGRNADAVAEMAVALMFAVNRRVILGDRDMRAGTVFTDTIPYQRYRAWQMAGRTVGLVGLGAVGRAAKWRFEGLGMKVIAHDPYQPDADCELDELLASADVVSMHAPVLPETAGMIGADQFAAMRRGSIYVNTARAALHDTEALVDALASGHLGGAGLDHVRGEILPDGHPLTKLDNVVLTPHIGGATYDTEVNQTDMVVEDICRLLAGERPHRLANPEVWR